A single Anopheles funestus chromosome 2RL, idAnoFuneDA-416_04, whole genome shotgun sequence DNA region contains:
- the LOC125766643 gene encoding protein numb isoform X2, translated as MDRLRKSFRDSFRRRKDRVPEAAKPHQWQSDEHAVRSATCTFAVKYLGCVEVFESRGMQVCEEALKVLRNSRRRAIRAQLHVSGDGLRVVEDDTKGLIVDQTIEKVSFCAPDRNHERGFSYICRDGTTRRWMCHGFLATKDSGERLSHAVGCAFAVCLERKQRRDKECGVTMTFDMKNSTFTRTGSFRQQTMTERLAGGTDTAVVAPQQNNNASKPYNPFAIERPHATPSMLERQGSFRGFTQIGSASPFKRQMSLRINDLPSNAERQRAFLEPGTPQRTTVSPIPEVSPQPTDTVSQLCQELSQGLSLLTKNDTDDFYLNKELQLKSSVTTATTSITSSTLASSSATAVSSYVPGLLPRNGPSDIVPPALPSLSVVPTIPPRSISPLNKQQTLDLSVLGSSVSSNTTHSVSSIGSSINSNTTTATIPASGGFPVTTETVVGASSTSTSSSVVVPIETASPLPNPEQWLGQIVKNVSPSPRRAPSLHNRAKSLNAADPFDAEWVADVAKPEIHSTNPFISPPKPPAQTFQVHL; from the exons ATGGATCGATTGCGCAAATCATTCCGCGATTCATTTCGCAGACGCAAGGATCGTGTTCCTGAGGCGGCTAAACCCCATCAATGGCAATCGGACGAACATGCGGTACGTTCGGCTACATGCACTTTTGCGGTTAAATATTTGGGATGCGTAGAAGTGTTCGAATCTCGTGGGATGCAGGTGTGCGAAGAGGCGTTGAAGGTGTTACGA aacTCGAGGAGACGTGCAATACGGGCTCAGCTGCATGTTAGCGGTGATGGGCTTCGCGTAGTTGAGGATGACACTAAGGGGCTGATCGTTGATCAGACCATCGAAAAAGTTTCGTTCTGTGCGCCGGATCGTAATCATGAACGAGGCTTCAGTTACATTTGTCGCGATGGTACGACGCGTCGTTGGATGTGCCACGGGTTTCTGGCCACGAAAGATTCCGGCGAACGGCTTTCCCATGCGGTGGGCTGTGCGTTTGCCGTATGTTTGGAACGCAAGCAGCGTCGTGATAAAGAGTGCGGTGTAACGATGACGTTTGACATGAAAAATTCCACCTTCACCCGTACTGGATCATTTAGGCAGCAAACGATGACGGAACGGCTGGCAGGTGGCACGGATACGGCGGTTGTGGCCCCGCAACAGAACAACAACGCATCAAAACCGTACAATCCGTTCGCAATCGAGCGACCACATGCGACACCCTCGATGCTGGAACGTCAGGGAAGCTTCCGTGGATTTACGCAGATTGGATCGGCCTCCCCGTTTAAGCGTCAGATGTCGTTGCGAATAAATGATCTTCCGTCCAATGCTGAACGGCAGCGCGCGTTCCTCGAACCGGGCACACCGCAACGCACGACTGTTTCGCCCATTCCGGAAGTGTCCCCTCAGCCGACGGACACTGTCAGCCAGCTATGCCAGGAACTGAGCCAAGGGTTGTCGCTGCTTACCAAAAATGATACGGATGATTTTTATCTGAACAAAGAGCTGCAACTAAAATCGTCTGTTACAACCGCTACCACGAGCATCACATCCAGCACACTGGCATCTTCTTCTGCGACTGCTGTCAGCAGTTACGTTCCTGGGCTGCTTCCCAGAAACGGTCCGAGTGATATCGTTCCGCCAGCATTACCATCCTTGTCGGTCGTGCCTACGATCCCGCCACGATCTATATCCCCTCTAAACAAGCAGCAAACATTGGACTTATCTGTCCTCGGTAGCAGTGTGAGTAGCAACACGACTCACAGTGTCAGTAGTATCGGTAGTAGCATCAATAGCAATACTACCACAGCAACTATTCCTGCTAGTGGTGGATTCCCAGTAACGACGGAAACGGTAGTAGGTGCTTCTAGTACGTCCACCTCCTCCAGTGTAGTAGTCCCAATCGAAACGGCATCACCGTTGCCCAATCCGGAACAGTGGCTAGGGCAGATTGTGAAGAATGTTTCGCCATCTCCGCGGCGCGCGCCTTCACTGCACAACCGCGCAAAGTCGCTTAATGCAGCTGACCCGTTCGATGCCGAGTGGGTGGCAGACGTAGCCAAACCGGAAATACATAGCACGAATCCATTCATTTCGCCTCCAAAACCTCCGGCACAAACGTTTCAAGTGCATCTGTAA
- the LOC125766643 gene encoding protein numb isoform X1 produces MGNSNSSHEPLERGFTRGTYGDVKNTKSASFRQSKRSPKKMDRLRKSFRDSFRRRKDRVPEAAKPHQWQSDEHAVRSATCTFAVKYLGCVEVFESRGMQVCEEALKVLRNSRRRAIRAQLHVSGDGLRVVEDDTKGLIVDQTIEKVSFCAPDRNHERGFSYICRDGTTRRWMCHGFLATKDSGERLSHAVGCAFAVCLERKQRRDKECGVTMTFDMKNSTFTRTGSFRQQTMTERLAGGTDTAVVAPQQNNNASKPYNPFAIERPHATPSMLERQGSFRGFTQIGSASPFKRQMSLRINDLPSNAERQRAFLEPGTPQRTTVSPIPEVSPQPTDTVSQLCQELSQGLSLLTKNDTDDFYLNKELQLKSSVTTATTSITSSTLASSSATAVSSYVPGLLPRNGPSDIVPPALPSLSVVPTIPPRSISPLNKQQTLDLSVLGSSVSSNTTHSVSSIGSSINSNTTTATIPASGGFPVTTETVVGASSTSTSSSVVVPIETASPLPNPEQWLGQIVKNVSPSPRRAPSLHNRAKSLNAADPFDAEWVADVAKPEIHSTNPFISPPKPPAQTFQVHL; encoded by the exons ATGGGTAATTCCAATTCATCGCACGAACCGCTGGAACGCGGGTTTACCCGTGGCACGTATGGAGATGTCAAAAATACG AAATCAGCCTCATTCCGGCAGAGTAAACGATCACCAAAGAAAATGGATCGATTGCGCAAATCATTCCGCGATTCATTTCGCAGACGCAAGGATCGTGTTCCTGAGGCGGCTAAACCCCATCAATGGCAATCGGACGAACATGCGGTACGTTCGGCTACATGCACTTTTGCGGTTAAATATTTGGGATGCGTAGAAGTGTTCGAATCTCGTGGGATGCAGGTGTGCGAAGAGGCGTTGAAGGTGTTACGA aacTCGAGGAGACGTGCAATACGGGCTCAGCTGCATGTTAGCGGTGATGGGCTTCGCGTAGTTGAGGATGACACTAAGGGGCTGATCGTTGATCAGACCATCGAAAAAGTTTCGTTCTGTGCGCCGGATCGTAATCATGAACGAGGCTTCAGTTACATTTGTCGCGATGGTACGACGCGTCGTTGGATGTGCCACGGGTTTCTGGCCACGAAAGATTCCGGCGAACGGCTTTCCCATGCGGTGGGCTGTGCGTTTGCCGTATGTTTGGAACGCAAGCAGCGTCGTGATAAAGAGTGCGGTGTAACGATGACGTTTGACATGAAAAATTCCACCTTCACCCGTACTGGATCATTTAGGCAGCAAACGATGACGGAACGGCTGGCAGGTGGCACGGATACGGCGGTTGTGGCCCCGCAACAGAACAACAACGCATCAAAACCGTACAATCCGTTCGCAATCGAGCGACCACATGCGACACCCTCGATGCTGGAACGTCAGGGAAGCTTCCGTGGATTTACGCAGATTGGATCGGCCTCCCCGTTTAAGCGTCAGATGTCGTTGCGAATAAATGATCTTCCGTCCAATGCTGAACGGCAGCGCGCGTTCCTCGAACCGGGCACACCGCAACGCACGACTGTTTCGCCCATTCCGGAAGTGTCCCCTCAGCCGACGGACACTGTCAGCCAGCTATGCCAGGAACTGAGCCAAGGGTTGTCGCTGCTTACCAAAAATGATACGGATGATTTTTATCTGAACAAAGAGCTGCAACTAAAATCGTCTGTTACAACCGCTACCACGAGCATCACATCCAGCACACTGGCATCTTCTTCTGCGACTGCTGTCAGCAGTTACGTTCCTGGGCTGCTTCCCAGAAACGGTCCGAGTGATATCGTTCCGCCAGCATTACCATCCTTGTCGGTCGTGCCTACGATCCCGCCACGATCTATATCCCCTCTAAACAAGCAGCAAACATTGGACTTATCTGTCCTCGGTAGCAGTGTGAGTAGCAACACGACTCACAGTGTCAGTAGTATCGGTAGTAGCATCAATAGCAATACTACCACAGCAACTATTCCTGCTAGTGGTGGATTCCCAGTAACGACGGAAACGGTAGTAGGTGCTTCTAGTACGTCCACCTCCTCCAGTGTAGTAGTCCCAATCGAAACGGCATCACCGTTGCCCAATCCGGAACAGTGGCTAGGGCAGATTGTGAAGAATGTTTCGCCATCTCCGCGGCGCGCGCCTTCACTGCACAACCGCGCAAAGTCGCTTAATGCAGCTGACCCGTTCGATGCCGAGTGGGTGGCAGACGTAGCCAAACCGGAAATACATAGCACGAATCCATTCATTTCGCCTCCAAAACCTCCGGCACAAACGTTTCAAGTGCATCTGTAA